A genome region from Primulina eburnea isolate SZY01 chromosome 9, ASM2296580v1, whole genome shotgun sequence includes the following:
- the LOC140840860 gene encoding glutamate receptor 2.2-like, protein MLHAAAVDLLRKVEVDAIIGPQQSAQANFVMDLGDRAHVPIISFSATSPSLIPRTPYFIRTAQSDANQVEAIASICKAFQFSQAVVIYEDTEFGNGIMPYLANALQDVNTRISYRSVLSRTATDDAIYKELYKMMTMQTRVFVVHTMQSLAGRIFLKSKELGMMTSGYAWIVTTGVTDLFDFIDLDVIEAMQGVLGVKPLTPISREQKSFASRWIRTFMRDNQDVKLAEVSIFGLWAYDTMWALAMAAETLVKTGINGVKNLAHVDDPQGLFTFRVSKTGPLLLEAISNTYFTGLSGEFHLVNGQLKQTQYQIVNIVGKAQKEVGIWTPPIGFSRELNPNVTCSYSTSKENFRTIIWPGDSTAAPKGWEVPVSGKKLRIGVPVKPGFNDFLKVEVDPVTNAVTVTGYYKEIFDSVMTALPYAVPHEFVPYSFFNLEGSRVGNYNDLVYQVSLQEKYDAALGDITITANRSIYADFTLPYAEGGLTSVVPIEYEDENGILTFVQPLTKELWLMTALFYTSTALAVWILAHRIADPPGQHPGLMAYFPFFPGEGIQANLLCLVLVTWAVVASLLNSTYTASLSSRLTLQRLQPTVTDVNELIKSGQHVGCQEGSFLVGYLKGLGFNESKIKTFSSIEYVDEALTLGSKYGGVSAYYDVMPHIRLFLTEYCGKYMMIGPIHRTDGFAFAFPKGSPIVADISRAIVQLTEKGTIQEIDQRLSADQQCAAGPDSLNSATSVTLRSFVVLFAITGCVTLACLVISLVLYLRTNAYFIQRMTDFKDYLRGFPQRMSDLKALLRQRIGSFFSHLKKINYRFKG, encoded by the exons ATGCTGCATGCAGCAG CTGTTGATTTGCTGCGAAAGGTTGAAGTGGATGCTATCATAGGTCCTCAGCAATCGGCGCAGGCCAACTTTGTGATGGACCTAGGGGATAGGGCTCATGTTCCGATTATTTCGTTCTCAGCCACAAGTCCCTCTCTCATTCCTCGGACGCCTTACTTTATTCGGACAGCACAAAGTGATGCCAATCAGGTCGAGGCCATTGCTTCCATATGCAAAGCCTTCCAGTTTAGCCAAGCTGTTGTCATTTATGAAGACACGGAGTTTGGTAATGGAATCATGCCATATTTGGCTAACGCATTGCAAGATGTCAATACTCGTATATCGTATAGAAGCGTTTTGTCTAGAACAGCCACTGATGATGCTATCTACAAAGAACTGTACAAGATGATGACGATGCAGACTAGAGTGTTTGTAGTGCACACCATGCAGTCACTTGCTGGAAGGATCTTCTTGAAGTCCAAAGAACTGGGAATGATGACTAGTGGATATGCCTGGATTGTCACCACTGGAGTGACTGATCTATTCGATTTCATTGATTTGGATGTTATTGAAGCAATGCAAGGTGTTTTAGGGGTGAAGCCTCTAACCCCCATTTCCCGAGAACAAAAATCTTTTGCTTCGAGATGGATCAGGACTTTTATGCGGGACAACCAAGACGTCAAACTGGCCGAAGTTAGTATTTTTGGTCTTTGGGCATACGATACTATGTGGGCTCTTGCTATGGCAGCAGAAACATTGGTTAAAACTGGGATAAATGGTGTAAAGAATTTAGCCCATGTAGATGATCCCCAGGGCCTGTTCACCTTTCGAGTTTCGAAAACAGGTCCTCTGCTTCTTGAAGCAATATCAAATACATATTTTACAGGACTTTCTGGAGAGTTTCATCTTGTCAATGGACAATTGAAGCAGACACAATATCAGATAGTCAATATCGTCGGGAAAGCCCAGAAAGAGGTAGGAATTTGGACACCGCCTATTGGATTTTCCAGGGAACTGAATCCAAATGTCACATGTTCTTACTCGACCTCAAAGGAAAATTTTAGGACTATCATTTGGCCAGGAGACTCGACTGCAGCACCGAAAGGATGGGAGGTCCCAGTAAGTGGCAAAAAACTAAGAATTGGAGTGCCGGTGAAGCCTGGTTTTAACGATTTCTTGAAAGTGGAAGTGGACCCTGTAACTAATGCCGTCACAGTCACTGGATATTATAAAGAGATTTTCGACTCTGTCATGACAGCATTACCTTATGCTGTGCCACATGAATTTGTTCCCTATTCGTTCTTTAATCTTGAGGGTTCAAGAGTTGGGAATTACAATGATCTTGTATATCAAGTTTCATTGCAG GAAAAATATGATGCTGCTCTCGGAGATATCACCATTACAGCAAACCGTTCGATATATGCAGACTTCACATTGCCATATGCTGAAGGAGGTCTTACTAGTGTAGTTCCAATTGAGTATGAGGATGAGAATGGTATATTGACTTTTGTGCAGCCTCTAACCAAAGAACTGTGGCTTATGACTGCTTTATTCTATACCTCCACTGCTCTAGCAGTATGGATACTGGCACATAGGATTGCCGATCCCCCTGGTCAACATCCTGGCCTGATGGCTTATTTTCCATTCTTTCCAG GGGAAGGAATCCAAGCCAATTTACTGTGTCTGGTTTTAGTAACATGGGCAGTGGTAGCTAGTTTACTGAACTCGACTTACACTGCCAGCTTGTCATCTAGACTAACTCTACAGAGACTTCAACCAACCGTCACAGATGTGAATGAACTTATCAAGAGCGGACAACATGTGGGGTGTCAGGAAGGTTCGTTTCTTGTCGGTTACTTGAAAGGGTTAGGATTCAATGAATCAAAAATCAAGACATTCAGTTCCATTGAATATGTGGACGAAGCTTTAACCTTGGGAAGCAAATACGGAGGTGTATCGGCCTATTATGATGTCATGCCTCACATCAGGCTTTTCTTGACTGAGTACTGTGGGAAGTACATGATGATAGGTCCTATCCATCGAACTGATGGATTCGCTTTC GCGTTTCCTAAAGGTTCGCCGATTGTTGCTGATATATCTCGCGCAATAGTCCAGCTGACCGAAAAGGGAACGATTCAGGAGATCGATCAGCGTTTGTCTGCCGATCAACAATGTGCAGCAGGTCCAGATAGTTTGAACTCTGCGACCAGTGTTACATTAAGAAGCTTTGTGGTACTTTTTGCCATTACAGGTTGTGTTACTCTTGCTTGCCTTGTTATATCACTTGTCCTATACCTGCGCACAAACGCATATTTTATCCAAAGAATGACAGATTTCAAAGACTATCTCCGAGGTTTTCCTCAAAGAATGTCGGATTTAAAAGCTCTTTTAAGGCAGAGAATCGGATCATTCTTCAGCCACCTTAAAAAAATCAACTACAGATTCAAGGGATAG
- the LOC140841450 gene encoding COP9 signalosome complex subunit 1-like: protein MEAEDDAAGTMIEDEDICVNGAVLDGDSKRHRPIISREQLDVEAYAALYSGRTKITRLLFIAEKSGVASMQLEALRMAYDEIKKGENTQLFREVVAKIDGRLGPNYGPDNGWADAVDRRADVRKEKLENELNAYRTNLIKESIRMGYNDFGDFFYAHGHLGEAFKNYVRTRDYCTTSKHIIHMCLNAILVSIEMGQFTHVTNYVSKAEQSQDASDTITIAKLRCAAGLAHLEGKKYKLAARKFLETGHELLNNFTEVIAPQDVATYGGLCALASFDRAELKSKVIDNSNFKSFLELVPEIRELINDFYTSHYASCLEYLGNLKANLLLDIHLHDHVETLYEQIRNKALIQYTHPFVSVDLHMMANAFNTTVTGLEKELEALITNDQIQARIDSHNKILYARHADLRKGTFQRVLQTGCEFDRGVRAMLLRANLIKHDYNLRAARKHGNV, encoded by the exons ATGGAAGCAGAAGATGATGCCGCGGGAACGATGATCGAGGACGAGGATATCTGCGTCAATGGAGCCGTTTTAGACGGTGATTCGAAGCGTCACAGACCAATCATTAGCCGCGAGCAGCTCGACGTCGAGGCCTACGCGGCGCTCTACTCCGGCCGCACGAAGATCACTCGGCTGCTGTTTATTGCTGAGAAAAGTGGCGTCGCCTCGATGCAGCTAGAGGCTTTGAGAATGGCGTATGATGAGATTAAGAAGGGGGAGAACACGCAGCTGTTCAGGGAGGTGGTTGCCAAGATTGATGGCCGGTTGGGCCCGAATTATGGACCGGATAATGGATGGGCCGATGCGGTTGACCGACGAGCTGATGTTCGGAAGGAGAAGCTCGAGAATGAACTCAATGCTTACAGG ACAAATTTGATCAAAGAGAGCATTCGAATGGGTTATAATGATTTTGGAGATTTTTTTTATGCACATGGTCATCTTGGTGAAGCTTTCAAAAATTATGTCCGCACGCGTGACTACTGCACTACATCCAAACATATCATccatatgtgtctaaatgcaaTTTTGGTTAGCATTGAGATGGGCCAGTTCACACATGTTACTAATTATGTTAGCAAGGCTGAGCAAAGTCAAGATGCCTCAGACACCATTACAATTGCAAAATTACGTTGTGCCGCTGGTTTGGCTCATTTGGAAGGCAAAAAGTATAAGCTTGCTGCCCGAAAG TTCTTAGAAACTGGTCATGAACTACTGAATAACTTCACAGAAGTGATTGCACCTCAAGATGTTGCAACCTATGGTGGTCTTTGCGCACTTGCAAGTTTTGATCGTGCAGAACTGAAG AGCAAAGTCATTGACAACAGTAACTTCAAGAGTTTCTTGGAATTAGTACCTGAAATTAGGGAGCTAATTAATGATTTCTATACCAG CCACTACGCTTCCTGCCTTGAATATCTTGGAAACCTTAAGGCGAACTTGTTACTCGACATCCATTTACACGACCATGTGGAAACTCTATACGAGCAAATTCGCAACAAAGCTCTTATCCAGTACACTCACCCATTTGTCTCTGTTGATCTGCACATGATGGCGAATGCTTTCAACACAACTGTTACAGGCTTGGAGAAAGAGCTCGAAGCTCTCATTACCAATGACCAAATACAG GCACGGATTGACTCCCACAACAAAATTCTATATGCTCGGCATGCAGATCTGAGGAAAGGAACTTTCCAACGTGTCCTGCAGACTGGCTGTGAATTTGATCGTGGAGTGAGAGCCATGCTTTTGAGAGCAAACCTAATCAAACATGATTATAACCTCAGAGCAGCTCGCAAGCATGGAAATGTATAG
- the LOC140841451 gene encoding probable pectin methyltransferase QUA3 isoform X3 codes for MGHLNLHSSKTRSSRQWRLLDIVTATFFAAVLLFFILVFTPLGDSLAASGRRTLLRSSGSDPRHRGRLVELVESGRNTAPIDACPSEMVDHMPCEDPRINSQLSRDMNYYRERHCPPFEETPLCLIPPPHGYRVPVQWPESLHKIWHDNMPYDKIAERKGHQGWMKKEGPHFIFPGGGTMFPDGAVQYIEKLKQYIPIAGGVLRTALDMGCGVASFGGYMLAEEILTLSFAPRDSHKAQIQFALERGVPAFVAMLGTSRLPFPAFSFDLVHCSRCLIPFTAYNATYFLEVDRLLRPGGFLVISGPPVQWQKQDKEWNDLQAVARSLCYEIIVVDGNTAIWKKTNGDSCTLNQNEFGLHFCEESVDPNFAWSFKLKKCVSRITSAKGNFAIGMIPKWPDRLTKAPSRASVMKNGMDVFEADNRRWVRRVAYYKNSLNLKLGTPSIRNVMDMNAFFGGFAAAITSDPVWVMNVVPARKPSTLDVIYDRGLIGVYHDWCNLVDLMVEMDRMLRPEGTVVIRDSPEVIDKAARIARAIRWKPTIHEKESESHGTERILVAHKNLWKLPS; via the exons ATGGGTCACTTGAATCTCCATTCTTCCAAGACGCGTTCTTCGCGACAATGGCGTCTGCTGGATATAGTAACCGCCACTTTTTTCGCGGCGGTTCTGCTCTTCTTCATTCTTGTATTCACCCCATTGGGAGATTCCTTAGCGGCGTCTGGGCGTCGGACGCTGCTCCGGTCATCTGGGTCTGATCCGCGCCATCGCGGGAGGCTGGTGGAGCTCGTGGAGTCGGGTCGGAACACGGCACCGATCGATGCCTGTCCTTCGGAGATGGTTGATCACATGCCTTGTGAGGATCCGCGGATCAATAGTCAGCTGAGTCGGGATATGAATTATTACAGGGAAAGGCATTGCCCTCCATTTGAGGAGACACCGCTGTGTTTGATCCCGCCGCCTCATGGGTATCGGGTGCCAGTTCAGTGGCCGGAGAGTTTGCACAAG ATATGGCATGATAATATGCCTTACGATAAAATAGCGGAAAGGAAAGGCCACCAGGGATGGATGAAAAAGGAAGGTCCACATTTCATTTTCCCTGGAGGTGGCACAATGTTCCCAGATGGAGCAGTACAATATATCGAGAAACTTAAGCAGTATATCCCTATTGCTGGTGGAGTTCTGAGAACCGCCCTTGATATGGGATGCGGG GTTGCTAGTTTTGGTGGATATATGCTTGCCGAAGAGATTTTAACTCTTTCTTTTGCTCCAAGGGATTCACACAAAGCACAGATACAATTTGCTTTGGAAAGAGGAGTACCAGCTTTTGTTGCAATGCTTGGCACTAGTAGACTCCCTTTTCCTGCTTTCTCTTTTGATTTGGTGCACTGTTCTCGGTGCTTGATCCCTTTCACTGCATACA ATGCCACGTATTTTCTTGAAGTTGATCGGTTACTTCGCCCAGGAGGCTTCCTAGTCATCTCTGGCCCCCCTGTACAGTGGCAAAAACAAGACAAAGAATGGAATGATCTGCAGGCTGTGGCCAGATCATTGTGTTATGAGATCATTGTTGTGGATGGAAACACAGCAATCTGGAAAAAGACTAATGGGGATTCATGTACTCTAAATCAGAATGAATTTGGACTTCATTTTTGTGAAGAATCTGTTGATCCAAATTTTGCATG GTCTTTCAAGTTGAAAAAATGTGTGAGTCGGATAACATCTGCCAAGGGAAATTTTGCTATTGGGATGATTCCAAAATGGCCCGATAGATTGACAAAGGCTCCTTCACGGGCTAGTGTCATGAAGAATGGAATGGATGTGTTTGAAGCTGATAATCGAAGATGGGTAAGAAGGGTTGCTTATTACAAGAATTCGCTAAATTTGAAACTAGGAACTCCGTCTATACGAAATGTCATGGACATGAATGCATTCTTTGGAGGTTTTGCTGCAGCAATAACATCTGATCCTGTTTGGGTGATGAATGTCGTCCCTGCTCGCAAGCCTTCGACTCTTGATGTCATTTATGATCGTGGACTTATTGGAGTTTACCACGATTG GTGTAACCTTGTGGATTTGATGGTAGAAATGGATCGAATGTTACGTCCTGAAGGCACGGTTGTCATTCGAGATTCACCAGAAGTGATTGATAAAGCAGCTCGCATCGCTCGTGCGATTAGATGGAAACCAACTATACACGAGAAAGAATCCGAATCACACGGAACAGAGAGAATTCTGGTAGCACACAAGAACTTGTGGAAGCTTCCTTCCTGA
- the LOC140841451 gene encoding probable pectin methyltransferase QUA3 isoform X2 — protein MGHLNLHSSKTRSSRQWRLLDIVTATFFAAVLLFFILVFTPLGDSLAASGRRTLLRSSGSDPRHRGRLVELVESGRNTAPIDACPSEMVDHMPCEDPRINSQLSRDMNYYRERHCPPFEETPLCLIPPPHGYRVPVQWPESLHKIWHDNMPYDKIAERKGHQGWMKKEGPHFIFPGGGTMFPDGAVQYIEKLKQYIPIAGGVLRTALDMGCGVASFGGYMLAEEILTLSFAPRDSHKAQIQFALERGVPAFVAMLGTNATYFLEVDRLLRPGGFLVISGPPVQWQKQDKEWNDLQAVARSLCYEIIVVDGNTAIWKKTNGDSCTLNQNEFGLHFCEESVDPNFAWSFKLKKCVSRITSAKGNFAIGMIPKWPDRLTKAPSRASVMKNGMDVFEADNRRWVRRVAYYKNSLNLKLGTPSIRNVMDMNAFFGGFAAAITSDPVWVMNVVPARKPSTLDVIYDRGLIGVYHDWCEPFSTYPRSYDLIHVAAIESLIKDPSSGKSRCNLVDLMVEMDRMLRPEGTVVIRDSPEVIDKAARIARAIRWKPTIHEKESESHGTERILVAHKNLWKLPS, from the exons ATGGGTCACTTGAATCTCCATTCTTCCAAGACGCGTTCTTCGCGACAATGGCGTCTGCTGGATATAGTAACCGCCACTTTTTTCGCGGCGGTTCTGCTCTTCTTCATTCTTGTATTCACCCCATTGGGAGATTCCTTAGCGGCGTCTGGGCGTCGGACGCTGCTCCGGTCATCTGGGTCTGATCCGCGCCATCGCGGGAGGCTGGTGGAGCTCGTGGAGTCGGGTCGGAACACGGCACCGATCGATGCCTGTCCTTCGGAGATGGTTGATCACATGCCTTGTGAGGATCCGCGGATCAATAGTCAGCTGAGTCGGGATATGAATTATTACAGGGAAAGGCATTGCCCTCCATTTGAGGAGACACCGCTGTGTTTGATCCCGCCGCCTCATGGGTATCGGGTGCCAGTTCAGTGGCCGGAGAGTTTGCACAAG ATATGGCATGATAATATGCCTTACGATAAAATAGCGGAAAGGAAAGGCCACCAGGGATGGATGAAAAAGGAAGGTCCACATTTCATTTTCCCTGGAGGTGGCACAATGTTCCCAGATGGAGCAGTACAATATATCGAGAAACTTAAGCAGTATATCCCTATTGCTGGTGGAGTTCTGAGAACCGCCCTTGATATGGGATGCGGG GTTGCTAGTTTTGGTGGATATATGCTTGCCGAAGAGATTTTAACTCTTTCTTTTGCTCCAAGGGATTCACACAAAGCACAGATACAATTTGCTTTGGAAAGAGGAGTACCAGCTTTTGTTGCAATGCTTGGCACTA ATGCCACGTATTTTCTTGAAGTTGATCGGTTACTTCGCCCAGGAGGCTTCCTAGTCATCTCTGGCCCCCCTGTACAGTGGCAAAAACAAGACAAAGAATGGAATGATCTGCAGGCTGTGGCCAGATCATTGTGTTATGAGATCATTGTTGTGGATGGAAACACAGCAATCTGGAAAAAGACTAATGGGGATTCATGTACTCTAAATCAGAATGAATTTGGACTTCATTTTTGTGAAGAATCTGTTGATCCAAATTTTGCATG GTCTTTCAAGTTGAAAAAATGTGTGAGTCGGATAACATCTGCCAAGGGAAATTTTGCTATTGGGATGATTCCAAAATGGCCCGATAGATTGACAAAGGCTCCTTCACGGGCTAGTGTCATGAAGAATGGAATGGATGTGTTTGAAGCTGATAATCGAAGATGGGTAAGAAGGGTTGCTTATTACAAGAATTCGCTAAATTTGAAACTAGGAACTCCGTCTATACGAAATGTCATGGACATGAATGCATTCTTTGGAGGTTTTGCTGCAGCAATAACATCTGATCCTGTTTGGGTGATGAATGTCGTCCCTGCTCGCAAGCCTTCGACTCTTGATGTCATTTATGATCGTGGACTTATTGGAGTTTACCACGATTG GTGTGAGCCTTTTTCCACTTATCCTCGGTCTTACGATCTAATTCATGTAGCTGCTATAGAATCTCTTATAAAGGATCCTAGTTCTGGAAAGAGCAG GTGTAACCTTGTGGATTTGATGGTAGAAATGGATCGAATGTTACGTCCTGAAGGCACGGTTGTCATTCGAGATTCACCAGAAGTGATTGATAAAGCAGCTCGCATCGCTCGTGCGATTAGATGGAAACCAACTATACACGAGAAAGAATCCGAATCACACGGAACAGAGAGAATTCTGGTAGCACACAAGAACTTGTGGAAGCTTCCTTCCTGA
- the LOC140841451 gene encoding probable pectin methyltransferase QUA3 isoform X1: MGHLNLHSSKTRSSRQWRLLDIVTATFFAAVLLFFILVFTPLGDSLAASGRRTLLRSSGSDPRHRGRLVELVESGRNTAPIDACPSEMVDHMPCEDPRINSQLSRDMNYYRERHCPPFEETPLCLIPPPHGYRVPVQWPESLHKIWHDNMPYDKIAERKGHQGWMKKEGPHFIFPGGGTMFPDGAVQYIEKLKQYIPIAGGVLRTALDMGCGVASFGGYMLAEEILTLSFAPRDSHKAQIQFALERGVPAFVAMLGTSRLPFPAFSFDLVHCSRCLIPFTAYNATYFLEVDRLLRPGGFLVISGPPVQWQKQDKEWNDLQAVARSLCYEIIVVDGNTAIWKKTNGDSCTLNQNEFGLHFCEESVDPNFAWSFKLKKCVSRITSAKGNFAIGMIPKWPDRLTKAPSRASVMKNGMDVFEADNRRWVRRVAYYKNSLNLKLGTPSIRNVMDMNAFFGGFAAAITSDPVWVMNVVPARKPSTLDVIYDRGLIGVYHDWCEPFSTYPRSYDLIHVAAIESLIKDPSSGKSRCNLVDLMVEMDRMLRPEGTVVIRDSPEVIDKAARIARAIRWKPTIHEKESESHGTERILVAHKNLWKLPS; this comes from the exons ATGGGTCACTTGAATCTCCATTCTTCCAAGACGCGTTCTTCGCGACAATGGCGTCTGCTGGATATAGTAACCGCCACTTTTTTCGCGGCGGTTCTGCTCTTCTTCATTCTTGTATTCACCCCATTGGGAGATTCCTTAGCGGCGTCTGGGCGTCGGACGCTGCTCCGGTCATCTGGGTCTGATCCGCGCCATCGCGGGAGGCTGGTGGAGCTCGTGGAGTCGGGTCGGAACACGGCACCGATCGATGCCTGTCCTTCGGAGATGGTTGATCACATGCCTTGTGAGGATCCGCGGATCAATAGTCAGCTGAGTCGGGATATGAATTATTACAGGGAAAGGCATTGCCCTCCATTTGAGGAGACACCGCTGTGTTTGATCCCGCCGCCTCATGGGTATCGGGTGCCAGTTCAGTGGCCGGAGAGTTTGCACAAG ATATGGCATGATAATATGCCTTACGATAAAATAGCGGAAAGGAAAGGCCACCAGGGATGGATGAAAAAGGAAGGTCCACATTTCATTTTCCCTGGAGGTGGCACAATGTTCCCAGATGGAGCAGTACAATATATCGAGAAACTTAAGCAGTATATCCCTATTGCTGGTGGAGTTCTGAGAACCGCCCTTGATATGGGATGCGGG GTTGCTAGTTTTGGTGGATATATGCTTGCCGAAGAGATTTTAACTCTTTCTTTTGCTCCAAGGGATTCACACAAAGCACAGATACAATTTGCTTTGGAAAGAGGAGTACCAGCTTTTGTTGCAATGCTTGGCACTAGTAGACTCCCTTTTCCTGCTTTCTCTTTTGATTTGGTGCACTGTTCTCGGTGCTTGATCCCTTTCACTGCATACA ATGCCACGTATTTTCTTGAAGTTGATCGGTTACTTCGCCCAGGAGGCTTCCTAGTCATCTCTGGCCCCCCTGTACAGTGGCAAAAACAAGACAAAGAATGGAATGATCTGCAGGCTGTGGCCAGATCATTGTGTTATGAGATCATTGTTGTGGATGGAAACACAGCAATCTGGAAAAAGACTAATGGGGATTCATGTACTCTAAATCAGAATGAATTTGGACTTCATTTTTGTGAAGAATCTGTTGATCCAAATTTTGCATG GTCTTTCAAGTTGAAAAAATGTGTGAGTCGGATAACATCTGCCAAGGGAAATTTTGCTATTGGGATGATTCCAAAATGGCCCGATAGATTGACAAAGGCTCCTTCACGGGCTAGTGTCATGAAGAATGGAATGGATGTGTTTGAAGCTGATAATCGAAGATGGGTAAGAAGGGTTGCTTATTACAAGAATTCGCTAAATTTGAAACTAGGAACTCCGTCTATACGAAATGTCATGGACATGAATGCATTCTTTGGAGGTTTTGCTGCAGCAATAACATCTGATCCTGTTTGGGTGATGAATGTCGTCCCTGCTCGCAAGCCTTCGACTCTTGATGTCATTTATGATCGTGGACTTATTGGAGTTTACCACGATTG GTGTGAGCCTTTTTCCACTTATCCTCGGTCTTACGATCTAATTCATGTAGCTGCTATAGAATCTCTTATAAAGGATCCTAGTTCTGGAAAGAGCAG GTGTAACCTTGTGGATTTGATGGTAGAAATGGATCGAATGTTACGTCCTGAAGGCACGGTTGTCATTCGAGATTCACCAGAAGTGATTGATAAAGCAGCTCGCATCGCTCGTGCGATTAGATGGAAACCAACTATACACGAGAAAGAATCCGAATCACACGGAACAGAGAGAATTCTGGTAGCACACAAGAACTTGTGGAAGCTTCCTTCCTGA
- the LOC140841451 gene encoding probable pectin methyltransferase QUA3 isoform X4 translates to MGHLNLHSSKTRSSRQWRLLDIVTATFFAAVLLFFILVFTPLGDSLAASGRRTLLRSSGSDPRHRGRLVELVESGRNTAPIDACPSEMVDHMPCEDPRINSQLSRDMNYYRERHCPPFEETPLCLIPPPHGYRVPVQWPESLHKIWHDNMPYDKIAERKGHQGWMKKEGPHFIFPGGGTMFPDGAVQYIEKLKQYIPIAGGVLRTALDMGCGVASFGGYMLAEEILTLSFAPRDSHKAQIQFALERGVPAFVAMLGTSRLPFPAFSFDLVHCSRCLIPFTAYNATYFLEVDRLLRPGGFLVISGPPVQWQKQDKEWNDLQAVARSLCYEIIVVDGNTAIWKKTNGDSCTLNQNEFGLHFCEESVDPNFAWSFKLKKCVSRITSAKGNFAIGMIPKWPDRLTKAPSRASVMKNGMDVFEADNRRWVRRVAYYKNSLNLKLGTPSIRNVMDMNAFFGGFAAAITSDPVWVMNVVPARKPSTLDVIYDRGLIGVYHDWCEPFSTYPRSYDLIHVAAIESLIKDPSSGKSSLII, encoded by the exons ATGGGTCACTTGAATCTCCATTCTTCCAAGACGCGTTCTTCGCGACAATGGCGTCTGCTGGATATAGTAACCGCCACTTTTTTCGCGGCGGTTCTGCTCTTCTTCATTCTTGTATTCACCCCATTGGGAGATTCCTTAGCGGCGTCTGGGCGTCGGACGCTGCTCCGGTCATCTGGGTCTGATCCGCGCCATCGCGGGAGGCTGGTGGAGCTCGTGGAGTCGGGTCGGAACACGGCACCGATCGATGCCTGTCCTTCGGAGATGGTTGATCACATGCCTTGTGAGGATCCGCGGATCAATAGTCAGCTGAGTCGGGATATGAATTATTACAGGGAAAGGCATTGCCCTCCATTTGAGGAGACACCGCTGTGTTTGATCCCGCCGCCTCATGGGTATCGGGTGCCAGTTCAGTGGCCGGAGAGTTTGCACAAG ATATGGCATGATAATATGCCTTACGATAAAATAGCGGAAAGGAAAGGCCACCAGGGATGGATGAAAAAGGAAGGTCCACATTTCATTTTCCCTGGAGGTGGCACAATGTTCCCAGATGGAGCAGTACAATATATCGAGAAACTTAAGCAGTATATCCCTATTGCTGGTGGAGTTCTGAGAACCGCCCTTGATATGGGATGCGGG GTTGCTAGTTTTGGTGGATATATGCTTGCCGAAGAGATTTTAACTCTTTCTTTTGCTCCAAGGGATTCACACAAAGCACAGATACAATTTGCTTTGGAAAGAGGAGTACCAGCTTTTGTTGCAATGCTTGGCACTAGTAGACTCCCTTTTCCTGCTTTCTCTTTTGATTTGGTGCACTGTTCTCGGTGCTTGATCCCTTTCACTGCATACA ATGCCACGTATTTTCTTGAAGTTGATCGGTTACTTCGCCCAGGAGGCTTCCTAGTCATCTCTGGCCCCCCTGTACAGTGGCAAAAACAAGACAAAGAATGGAATGATCTGCAGGCTGTGGCCAGATCATTGTGTTATGAGATCATTGTTGTGGATGGAAACACAGCAATCTGGAAAAAGACTAATGGGGATTCATGTACTCTAAATCAGAATGAATTTGGACTTCATTTTTGTGAAGAATCTGTTGATCCAAATTTTGCATG GTCTTTCAAGTTGAAAAAATGTGTGAGTCGGATAACATCTGCCAAGGGAAATTTTGCTATTGGGATGATTCCAAAATGGCCCGATAGATTGACAAAGGCTCCTTCACGGGCTAGTGTCATGAAGAATGGAATGGATGTGTTTGAAGCTGATAATCGAAGATGGGTAAGAAGGGTTGCTTATTACAAGAATTCGCTAAATTTGAAACTAGGAACTCCGTCTATACGAAATGTCATGGACATGAATGCATTCTTTGGAGGTTTTGCTGCAGCAATAACATCTGATCCTGTTTGGGTGATGAATGTCGTCCCTGCTCGCAAGCCTTCGACTCTTGATGTCATTTATGATCGTGGACTTATTGGAGTTTACCACGATTG GTGTGAGCCTTTTTCCACTTATCCTCGGTCTTACGATCTAATTCATGTAGCTGCTATAGAATCTCTTATAAAGGATCCTAGTTCTGGAAAGAGCAG CTTAATCATCTAG